Part of the Marinitoga sp. 38H-ov genome is shown below.
CTTTCCATTTTAATCCTATCAATCCCTCATTATGTTTTTCCAAAATTTCAATTTTATTTATACCTGAAATAAAGTTAGGTGAATTTTCAATATTAGATATCACCTTCCATACTTCTTCTTTTGTTGAATCAATAAAAACTGATGCAGATACATTCATTTTATCCCCGCCTAAATAATTTATTTTTTCTTTCTAAGTTTAGCTACTGATTCGAGATGTTTAGTATGTGGAAACATATCAACAAAAACAAACTTTTCAATTTCATATATCTCTTTCAAATAAATCATGTCTCTTGCAAAATTTGAAGGATTACATGAAACATATACAACATTTTCAAATTTGTTTTCTAAAATAAAATCTATTACATTCTTATGTAAGCCTGCTCTAGGTGGATCTACTACAATTGTGTCTAACTTTTCATCCAATTGTTTCACAACATCCTTTGCGTCACCTAAATAAAACTCAACATTATCCGTTTTGTTATTTTTTGCATTTTCTTTTGCAGCTTCAACAGCTTCTTTTACAATTTCAATACCAATTACCTTTTCTAATTTTTTTGCCATTAATAATGTTATTGTTCCTGCCCCACAATATAAATCAAATCCTGTTTTAGCATTTTCATCTATATAATCTAAAACTTTTGAATATAACACCTCTGAACCTAATGTATTTGTTTGTAAAAATGAAAAAGGTCCAACTTTAAATTTGATTCCTAATATTTCTTCTTCAAAAAAATCCTTTCCATATAACTTTCTTAATTCATCTGGTTTAACTACAGTAGATTTAGCATCTGTTATAGTATGATATATACTAACTATTTTACCTTCTAATTCTAAATTTAAAACTTCATTAGCCCATTTTTCAACATATGAGTGATAATCTTCAGATGAAGTAGATATGTTTAATAATATTTCATTAGTTTTAAATCCTTTTCTCATAACTAAATGTCTTAAATATCCTGTATGTTTTCTATAATTTCTAAAAGAAATATCTTTAAAAAACTTTTCTGAAAATTCTATTATTTTCCCAAAATCCGTGGGAGCAATTTTACATGTTTTTGCTGAATACACGTCATAGAACTTACCTCTACCTCTTAATCCAATAGTTAAAGGTCCATCTTTAATTTCATTTCCAAATGAATATTCCATTTTGTTCCTATAATAATATTTAAGAGGAGATGATAAAACCCCTTCATAATTTTTTATTTCTATCATACTATCTTTTATAACCTTTAAAATCTCTTCTGTTTTATTTTTTAATTGCAAATCATAATCAATATCTAAATAAGTACATCCTCCACATTTACCAAAAACATCACATTTTAACATTATTTACCTCCGATATTTTCTTTAATTTTATTTAATACTTCTTCTGCATGTCCTTTTACTTTGACTTTTTCCCATACATAATTAATTTTCCCTTCAGGATCTATCAACACTGTAGTTCTTACTACTCCATAATACTCTTTTCCAAACATTTTTTTCATCTGCCATACTCCAAATTTTTCCAACAATTCTTTGTTCTCATCTGAACCTAATTTTACTTTTAAATCATGTTTTTCTATAAATTTTTTATGTTTATCAATATTATCTGGGCTAATACCTATTACTTCAGCATTATATTTTTTAAATTCATCTATCAATAATGTAAAATCTTTTGCTTCAACTGTACATCCAGGGGTATTATCTTTTGGATAAAAATATAAAACTACCCATTTACCTTTTAAGTCTTTACTCTTTATTTTCTCGCCATTTGTTTCATTAATTTCAAAATCAACATTCTCGCCAATATTATATTTTAAATATCCCATAACATCACTCCCTTTATAATTTTTCTATCTTTATTTTAGAAAGAAGCTTTTCAACATCATTTTTTTTGCATAGTTCAGTCCCAGGCGTTAATACTGCTGCATTACCTGCTGCATTAGCTAATTTAAATGCTTCTAATTTATTTTCTTTATACTTCATAACATATCCTGCTAAAAATGAATCTCCCGCACCTACAGCACTTTTTACTTCTAA
Proteins encoded:
- the rlmD gene encoding 23S rRNA (uracil(1939)-C(5))-methyltransferase RlmD; this translates as MLKCDVFGKCGGCTYLDIDYDLQLKNKTEEILKVIKDSMIEIKNYEGVLSSPLKYYYRNKMEYSFGNEIKDGPLTIGLRGRGKFYDVYSAKTCKIAPTDFGKIIEFSEKFFKDISFRNYRKHTGYLRHLVMRKGFKTNEILLNISTSSEDYHSYVEKWANEVLNLELEGKIVSIYHTITDAKSTVVKPDELRKLYGKDFFEEEILGIKFKVGPFSFLQTNTLGSEVLYSKVLDYIDENAKTGFDLYCGAGTITLLMAKKLEKVIGIEIVKEAVEAAKENAKNNKTDNVEFYLGDAKDVVKQLDEKLDTIVVDPPRAGLHKNVIDFILENKFENVVYVSCNPSNFARDMIYLKEIYEIEKFVFVDMFPHTKHLESVAKLRKKK
- the bcp gene encoding thioredoxin-dependent thiol peroxidase: MGYLKYNIGENVDFEINETNGEKIKSKDLKGKWVVLYFYPKDNTPGCTVEAKDFTLLIDEFKKYNAEVIGISPDNIDKHKKFIEKHDLKVKLGSDENKELLEKFGVWQMKKMFGKEYYGVVRTTVLIDPEGKINYVWEKVKVKGHAEEVLNKIKENIGGK